From Micromonospora rifamycinica, a single genomic window includes:
- a CDS encoding diacylglycerol/lipid kinase family protein — translation MDGAEQKRTAAGDDRAPRSAVVVNPTKVADLDEFRATVDEALAAAGWPAPTWYETTAEDPGRGQTRQAVEAGAELVFACGGDGTVMACVTALAGTDVELAVLPQGTGNLLAANLGLSNDLAAGLQVAVERGRRRLDVGVVDDQCFAVMAGMGFDAQMLADTSETTKARIGWPAYVMGAAKHLRDRPMRLTIRIDDRPPVRRRARTVLVANVGRLQGGVRLLTDAEPDDGWLDVAVLTPNRVRHWLAMGWALVRRRGSVPRMEVHRARRVVITSNRPQPRQLDGDLIAPGRTLTAEIKPESLWLCVPRPAQDPDLAHDADAAAKRGEKLVEEARRE, via the coding sequence GTGGACGGTGCAGAGCAGAAGCGTACGGCGGCCGGCGACGACCGGGCCCCGCGCTCGGCGGTGGTGGTCAACCCGACGAAGGTGGCCGATCTCGACGAGTTCCGCGCGACCGTGGACGAGGCGCTCGCCGCCGCCGGCTGGCCCGCCCCGACCTGGTACGAGACCACCGCCGAGGACCCCGGCCGGGGCCAGACCCGGCAGGCCGTCGAGGCCGGGGCCGAACTGGTCTTCGCCTGCGGCGGCGACGGCACCGTGATGGCCTGCGTCACCGCGCTGGCCGGCACCGACGTCGAGCTCGCCGTGCTGCCGCAGGGCACCGGCAACCTGCTCGCCGCCAACCTGGGGCTCTCCAACGACCTGGCCGCCGGCCTCCAGGTGGCCGTCGAGCGCGGACGCCGCCGGCTGGACGTCGGCGTCGTCGACGACCAGTGCTTCGCGGTGATGGCCGGGATGGGCTTCGACGCGCAGATGCTGGCGGACACCTCCGAGACCACCAAGGCCCGGATCGGCTGGCCCGCCTACGTGATGGGAGCGGCGAAGCACCTGCGGGACCGGCCGATGCGGCTCACCATCCGCATCGACGACCGGCCGCCGGTGCGTCGCCGGGCCCGCACCGTGCTGGTCGCCAACGTCGGACGGCTCCAGGGCGGGGTCCGCCTGCTCACCGACGCCGAGCCCGACGACGGCTGGCTCGACGTCGCGGTGCTCACCCCCAACCGGGTGCGGCACTGGCTCGCCATGGGCTGGGCACTGGTCCGTCGACGAGGCAGCGTCCCCCGGATGGAGGTCCACCGGGCCCGCAGGGTCGTCATCACCAGCAACCGGCCCCAGCCCCGGCAGCTCGACGGCGACCTGATCGCGCCGGGGCGCACCCTGACCGCCGAGATCAAACCCGAGTCGCTCTGGCTCTGCGTGCCGCGCCCGGCCCAGGACCCGGACCTGGCCCACGACGCCGACGCCGCAGCGAAGCGCGGTGAGAAGCTGGTCGAGGAAGCCCGCCGTGAGTAG
- a CDS encoding Clp protease N-terminal domain-containing protein — protein MMFERFTDRARAVVRDAVEQARSDGRRPVGTAHLLLAVLDDGDGLAGRVLTEAGVDPDDVRARVRRQTTGDGGTGLDEADAAALREIGIDLAAIVARIEDSFGPDALREAVPAPRRRWRTHRPGGGPFSPRSRKVMELALREAVRLRHRHIGTEHILLGLLRESGGRGARALTGAGADLDDLRRRVESALRTAA, from the coding sequence ATGATGTTCGAACGGTTCACCGACCGCGCGCGGGCGGTCGTCCGCGACGCGGTCGAGCAGGCCCGATCCGACGGGCGACGCCCCGTCGGCACCGCACATCTGCTGCTCGCCGTCCTCGACGACGGCGACGGGCTCGCCGGCCGGGTGCTCACCGAGGCCGGCGTCGACCCCGACGACGTGCGCGCCCGGGTCCGGCGGCAGACCACCGGCGACGGCGGGACCGGGCTCGACGAGGCGGACGCCGCCGCGCTGCGCGAGATCGGCATCGACCTCGCGGCCATCGTCGCCCGGATCGAGGACAGCTTCGGCCCGGACGCCCTGCGCGAGGCGGTCCCGGCCCCCCGCCGCCGGTGGCGCACGCACCGGCCGGGCGGCGGCCCGTTCTCACCCCGCTCCCGCAAGGTGATGGAGCTGGCCCTGCGCGAGGCGGTCCGGCTGCGCCACCGTCACATCGGCACCGAGCACATCCTGCTCGGCCTGCTCCGCGAGAGTGGCGGCCGGGGTGCCCGGGCGCTGACCGGGGCGGGTGCGGACCTCGACGACCTGCGCCGACGGGTCGAGTCGGCGCTCCGCACGGCGGCCTGA
- a CDS encoding phosphoketolase family protein encodes MDTALDLHSPLTDDELRRLDAYWRAANYLTVGQIYLLDNPLLREPLAPEHVKPRLLGHWGTSPGLNLLYAHLNRVIVNRDLSAIFVTGPGHGGPALVANTWLEGTYSELYHPVSRDEPGMQRLFRQFSFPGGIPSHVAPEVPGSIHEGGELGYALSHAYGAAFDNPDLLVACVIGDGEAETGPLAGSWQSNVFLNPARDGAVLPILHLNGYKIANPTVMDRIPTEDLLDQMRGHGYQPYLVAGDDPTQVHQLLAATLDRACDEIAEIQRVARSGGHVERPRWPMIILRTPKGWTGPTRVDGKQVEGTFRAHQVPIAEVRDNPEHLAELERWLRSYRPEELFDATGAPVAELTALPPKGEHRMSANPVTNGGRVLRDLTLPDFRDYAVDVKQPGEPVVGAAGVLGTWVRDVITANPQTFRLFGPDEVASNRLGAAFEVTDRSFDGRIETTDDHLSPDGRVMEVLSEHLCEGWLEGYLLTGRHGIFTSYEAFIHIVDSMVNQHAKWLKVTRGIPWREPIASLNYLLSSHVWRQDHNGFSHQDPGFIDHVVNKKAEVVRVYLPPDGNTLLSTMDHCLRSRHYINVVVAGKQPAPNWLTMDEAVQHCRRGLGIWDWASTDDGQEPDVVLACAGDVPTLETLAAADLLHRHLPELKVRVVNVVDLMRLQPSSEHPHGLPDNEFDTIFTRDKPIIFAYHGYPWLIHRLTYRRANHDNLHVRGYKEEGTTTTPFDMVMLNDLDRFHLVIDVIDRVPGLAARAAHLRQEMVDARQACRDHTRRHGEDDPRVAEWRWIRETQPAQLDAE; translated from the coding sequence ATGGACACCGCTCTCGACCTGCACAGTCCCCTGACCGACGACGAGCTGCGCCGGCTGGACGCCTACTGGCGGGCGGCGAACTACCTGACCGTCGGGCAGATCTACCTGCTCGACAACCCGCTGCTGCGCGAGCCGCTCGCCCCCGAGCACGTCAAGCCCCGGCTGCTCGGCCACTGGGGCACCAGCCCCGGCCTCAACCTGCTCTACGCGCACCTCAACCGGGTCATCGTCAACCGTGATCTGTCGGCCATCTTCGTCACCGGCCCCGGCCACGGCGGCCCGGCCCTGGTGGCGAACACCTGGCTGGAGGGCACCTACAGCGAGCTGTACCACCCGGTCAGCCGCGACGAGCCCGGCATGCAGCGGCTGTTCCGCCAGTTCTCCTTCCCCGGCGGCATCCCGAGCCACGTCGCACCGGAGGTGCCGGGCTCGATCCACGAGGGCGGCGAGCTGGGGTACGCCCTGAGCCACGCCTACGGCGCGGCCTTCGACAACCCGGACCTGCTGGTCGCCTGCGTCATCGGCGACGGGGAGGCGGAGACCGGCCCGCTGGCGGGGAGCTGGCAATCCAACGTCTTCCTCAACCCGGCCCGCGACGGTGCGGTGCTGCCCATCCTGCACCTCAACGGCTACAAGATCGCCAACCCGACGGTCATGGACCGGATCCCCACCGAGGATCTGCTCGACCAGATGCGCGGACACGGCTACCAGCCGTACCTGGTCGCCGGGGACGACCCGACCCAGGTGCACCAGCTCCTCGCCGCCACCCTGGACCGGGCCTGCGACGAGATCGCCGAGATCCAACGGGTGGCCCGCTCCGGCGGCCACGTGGAGCGTCCCCGCTGGCCGATGATCATCCTGCGGACCCCGAAGGGCTGGACCGGCCCGACCCGGGTCGACGGCAAGCAGGTCGAGGGGACCTTCCGCGCCCACCAGGTGCCCATCGCCGAGGTACGCGACAACCCGGAGCACCTGGCCGAGCTGGAGCGCTGGCTGCGCAGCTACCGTCCGGAGGAGCTCTTCGACGCCACCGGCGCCCCGGTCGCCGAGCTGACCGCACTGCCGCCGAAGGGCGAGCACCGGATGAGCGCGAACCCGGTCACCAACGGCGGGCGGGTGCTGCGTGACCTGACCCTGCCGGACTTCCGCGACTACGCCGTCGACGTCAAGCAGCCGGGTGAGCCGGTGGTCGGCGCGGCCGGGGTGCTCGGCACCTGGGTCCGCGACGTGATCACCGCCAACCCTCAGACGTTCCGGCTGTTCGGCCCGGACGAGGTCGCCTCCAACCGGCTCGGTGCCGCGTTCGAGGTCACCGACCGGTCCTTCGACGGCCGGATCGAGACCACCGACGACCACCTCTCCCCCGACGGCCGGGTGATGGAGGTGCTCTCCGAACACCTCTGCGAGGGCTGGCTGGAGGGCTACCTGCTGACCGGCCGGCACGGCATCTTCACCAGCTACGAGGCGTTCATCCACATCGTCGACTCGATGGTCAACCAGCACGCCAAGTGGCTGAAGGTGACCCGGGGCATCCCCTGGCGGGAGCCGATCGCCTCGCTGAACTACCTGCTCTCCAGCCACGTCTGGCGGCAGGACCACAACGGCTTCTCGCACCAGGACCCGGGCTTCATCGACCACGTGGTCAACAAGAAGGCCGAGGTGGTCCGGGTCTACCTGCCGCCGGACGGCAACACCCTGCTCTCCACCATGGACCACTGCCTGCGCAGCCGGCACTACATCAACGTGGTGGTGGCCGGCAAACAGCCCGCCCCGAACTGGCTGACCATGGACGAGGCCGTCCAGCACTGCCGGCGCGGCCTGGGCATCTGGGACTGGGCCAGCACCGACGACGGTCAGGAGCCGGACGTGGTGCTCGCCTGCGCCGGTGACGTGCCCACCCTGGAGACCCTCGCCGCCGCCGACCTGCTCCACCGGCACCTGCCCGAGCTGAAGGTGCGGGTCGTCAACGTGGTCGACCTGATGCGGCTCCAGCCGTCGTCGGAGCACCCGCACGGGCTGCCGGACAACGAGTTCGACACCATCTTCACCCGCGACAAGCCGATCATCTTCGCCTACCACGGCTACCCGTGGCTGATCCACCGGCTGACCTACCGCCGGGCCAACCACGACAACCTGCACGTGCGCGGCTACAAGGAGGAGGGCACCACCACCACCCCGTTCGACATGGTGATGCTCAACGACCTGGACCGCTTCCACCTGGTCATCGACGTCATCGACCGGGTGCCCGGCCTGGCCGCCCGCGCCGCCCACCTCCGCCAGGAGATGGTCGACGCCCGGCAGGCCTGCCGCGACCACACCCGCCGGCACGGCGAGGACGACCCCCGGGTCGCCGAGTGGCGCTGGATCCGGGAGACCCAGCCCGCCCAGCTCGACGCCGAGTGA
- a CDS encoding PP2C family protein-serine/threonine phosphatase, translated as MFRRRTADQPVEAALRLPVGRVEWEVAGGSVVGHRYPANFDVVHVDPELPFVAVVDGMGEGDGSRIAGTIARDTLHELIHAGWPAVGPRGLRAAVTESQIRVRRAGAALDELAGCTLTALLAEPDGELAWIVQLGDSRAYRLRDGLLELVTVDHTMAWLGVLHGWWPANSREAAHARYQLLRYLGHPDRPDPDLLGVPLRPGDTWLLCTDGVSDQLDYHRLRELLAEPDPTRAVRALLAASLAEGGSDNATAVVLRVHPATRPRPSD; from the coding sequence GTGTTCCGTCGCCGCACCGCCGACCAGCCCGTCGAGGCCGCCCTCCGGCTGCCCGTCGGCCGGGTCGAATGGGAGGTCGCCGGCGGTTCCGTGGTCGGCCACCGCTATCCGGCCAACTTCGACGTCGTGCACGTCGACCCGGAACTGCCGTTCGTGGCGGTGGTCGACGGCATGGGCGAGGGCGACGGCAGCCGGATCGCCGGCACCATCGCCCGAGACACTCTGCACGAGCTGATCCACGCCGGCTGGCCGGCCGTCGGCCCCCGCGGGCTGCGCGCCGCGGTCACCGAGTCCCAGATCCGGGTACGCCGGGCCGGAGCCGCCCTGGACGAGCTGGCCGGCTGCACGCTGACCGCGCTGCTCGCCGAGCCCGACGGCGAGCTGGCCTGGATCGTCCAGCTCGGCGACTCCCGGGCGTACCGGCTGCGCGACGGGCTGCTGGAGCTGGTGACCGTGGACCACACGATGGCCTGGCTCGGCGTGCTGCACGGCTGGTGGCCGGCGAACTCCCGGGAGGCGGCACACGCCCGCTACCAGCTCCTGCGCTACCTCGGCCACCCCGACCGGCCCGATCCGGACCTGCTCGGGGTGCCGCTGCGCCCCGGCGACACCTGGCTGCTGTGCACCGACGGGGTGAGCGACCAGCTCGACTACCACCGGCTGCGGGAACTGCTCGCCGAGCCGGACCCGACCCGGGCGGTACGCGCCCTGCTCGCCGCGAGCCTGGCCGAGGGTGGCAGCGACAACGCCACCGCCGTCGTGCTGCGCGTCCACCCGGCGACCCGGCCCCGCCCGTCCGACTGA
- a CDS encoding HTH domain-containing protein, which produces MSQATELAAAAGSTDPRVGLRAVLALRRLLERLEVVQVDNARRQGWSWQEIADALEVSRQAVHKKHAGRPAVRGTWEE; this is translated from the coding sequence ATGAGTCAGGCGACGGAACTCGCGGCGGCAGCCGGCAGCACCGACCCCCGGGTCGGCCTGCGCGCGGTGCTCGCCCTGCGCCGGCTCCTCGAACGGCTGGAGGTGGTCCAGGTGGACAACGCCCGACGACAGGGCTGGTCCTGGCAGGAGATCGCCGACGCGCTCGAGGTCAGCCGGCAGGCGGTCCACAAGAAGCACGCCGGGCGACCGGCGGTCCGCGGCACCTGGGAGGAATGA
- a CDS encoding universal stress protein — protein MTGSTGGPVVVGLGATPTDLGMVRLAAREADTHGRSLALVHAFNWEAALAGPSLAGSRDTAEELIARAATAANEVAPAVPVSGEIVEGAPVGVLVRRSETAFLVAIGDGGMTGCGRCVPADAPAVQLAARAGCPVLVVRPEPPPPGPVLVGVDGSPGSRAALDFAFGCAARRPARVIVVRVVEPGRPDGDDDPLGALVAEARRHHPEVAAECHTVHGDPGTVLVEQSRSAQVALVGARGDQPGRGMLGEVSQTLLYHAPAPVIVVRGLVSAVPAGA, from the coding sequence ATGACCGGATCCACGGGCGGGCCGGTGGTGGTCGGCCTCGGGGCCACGCCGACGGACCTGGGGATGGTCCGGCTGGCCGCCCGGGAGGCCGACACCCACGGCCGGAGCCTGGCCCTGGTGCACGCCTTCAACTGGGAGGCCGCCCTCGCCGGCCCGTCGCTGGCCGGCAGCCGGGACACCGCCGAGGAGCTGATCGCCCGGGCCGCCACGGCCGCGAACGAGGTCGCCCCGGCGGTGCCGGTCAGCGGTGAGATCGTCGAGGGGGCACCCGTCGGCGTCCTGGTCCGCCGCTCCGAGACGGCGTTCCTGGTGGCCATCGGGGACGGCGGGATGACCGGCTGCGGACGGTGTGTCCCGGCCGATGCACCGGCCGTGCAGCTCGCCGCCCGTGCCGGCTGCCCGGTGCTGGTGGTCCGCCCCGAACCACCGCCCCCGGGGCCCGTGCTGGTCGGCGTGGACGGCTCACCCGGCTCCCGGGCCGCGCTCGACTTCGCCTTCGGCTGCGCCGCCCGCCGACCGGCCCGGGTCATCGTGGTGCGGGTGGTCGAGCCGGGACGACCCGACGGCGACGACGACCCGCTCGGCGCGCTGGTCGCCGAGGCCCGCCGGCACCACCCGGAGGTCGCGGCGGAGTGCCACACCGTCCACGGGGATCCCGGGACCGTGCTGGTGGAGCAGTCCCGGTCGGCGCAGGTGGCGCTGGTCGGCGCCCGGGGTGACCAGCCGGGGCGGGGCATGCTGGGCGAGGTGAGCCAGACCCTGCTCTACCACGCGCCGGCTCCGGTCATCGTCGTCCGTGGACTGGTTTCCGCCGTACCGGCCGGGGCATGA
- a CDS encoding universal stress protein, which yields MTSDEILVGYDGSADAGVALDWALAEAQRSGRPVRLAYVFEWLTVAGWVGPGVAPGVWPDDAARRQVEELVQQAASDATAAWPGVTVHGGVFDGPPALVLEERSAEAGLLVLGSRGHGGFTGLLAGSTAVSVAAHAHCPVVVVREAQAKATGPVVVGYDGSEQARTALGFAVERAAQRDTALRVLRAFEPPDDRWRPSDPDAEARLAADRAEIDQALAGWRETFPEVPVTVEIAPARPAAALVEASREAQLVVVGSRGRGGLRGMLLGSVGQQLIQHAHCPVAVVRER from the coding sequence ATGACATCCGACGAGATCCTGGTCGGCTACGACGGCTCCGCCGACGCGGGGGTCGCCCTGGACTGGGCGCTGGCCGAGGCGCAGCGCAGCGGACGGCCCGTCCGCCTGGCGTACGTCTTCGAGTGGCTGACCGTCGCCGGGTGGGTCGGTCCCGGCGTGGCCCCCGGGGTGTGGCCGGACGACGCCGCCCGGCGGCAGGTCGAGGAGCTGGTGCAGCAGGCCGCCTCGGACGCCACCGCGGCCTGGCCCGGCGTCACCGTGCACGGTGGGGTCTTCGACGGCCCCCCCGCGCTGGTGCTGGAGGAGCGTTCCGCCGAGGCCGGGCTGCTGGTGCTCGGCAGCCGGGGCCACGGCGGCTTCACCGGCCTGCTCGCCGGCTCCACGGCGGTCTCGGTGGCCGCCCACGCGCACTGCCCGGTCGTGGTGGTACGGGAGGCGCAGGCCAAGGCCACCGGCCCGGTGGTGGTCGGCTACGACGGCTCCGAGCAGGCCCGCACCGCGCTCGGGTTCGCCGTGGAGCGGGCCGCCCAACGGGACACGGCGCTGCGGGTGCTGCGGGCCTTCGAGCCGCCGGACGACCGCTGGCGGCCCTCCGACCCGGACGCCGAGGCCCGGCTCGCGGCGGACCGGGCCGAGATCGACCAGGCCCTCGCCGGGTGGCGGGAGACGTTCCCCGAGGTGCCGGTCACGGTGGAGATCGCACCGGCCCGACCGGCCGCCGCGCTCGTCGAGGCGAGCCGGGAGGCACAGCTCGTGGTGGTCGGCAGCCGGGGCCGGGGTGGACTGCGCGGGATGCTCCTCGGCTCGGTCGGCCAGCAGCTCATCCAGCACGCGCACTGCCCGGTCGCGGTCGTCCGGGAACGCTGA
- a CDS encoding YihY/virulence factor BrkB family protein: MSSTKLVPETRLMASDELSADDAWRTLRRPGGWQLLRDAFIRFRYGDGFSHSRAFALQLCLAVVPFLIALTGLISDLGVEEGGRVVADTVLALTPGQSEQVVQDLLGDGDRTERAGELALTLGLITGLVALTTTMAQIERGANRIYGVERDRPALWKYLRAAVLAVVAGLPALAGFLILVGGGAMGESVQRHYEWGDLAAGAWEVVRWPLSLVLTVVAVAVIFRHAPRRKQPGLSWLFFGAGIATVLWWLASLLLAAYVRFSGGFGQTYGALTGMMALLLWANLTGMALFGGLSFAAQLEATRIGAPEPAQPDLWEPETERVELLDTGEMTAL; the protein is encoded by the coding sequence GTGAGTAGCACCAAACTTGTCCCCGAGACCCGGTTGATGGCGTCGGACGAACTCTCCGCCGACGACGCCTGGCGGACGCTGCGCCGGCCCGGGGGCTGGCAGCTGCTGCGCGACGCGTTCATCCGCTTCCGCTACGGCGACGGGTTCAGCCACTCCCGGGCCTTCGCCCTGCAACTCTGCCTGGCCGTGGTCCCGTTCCTGATCGCGCTCACCGGCCTGATCAGCGACCTGGGCGTCGAGGAGGGCGGCCGGGTGGTCGCCGACACCGTACTGGCGCTGACCCCCGGGCAGAGCGAACAGGTGGTACAGGACCTCCTCGGCGACGGCGACCGCACCGAGCGCGCCGGCGAGCTGGCGCTGACCCTCGGCCTGATCACCGGCCTGGTGGCGTTGACCACCACGATGGCCCAGATCGAGCGCGGCGCGAACCGGATCTACGGCGTGGAGCGGGACCGCCCCGCGCTGTGGAAGTACCTGCGGGCGGCGGTGCTCGCCGTGGTCGCCGGCCTGCCCGCGCTGGCCGGGTTCCTGATCCTGGTCGGCGGCGGGGCGATGGGCGAGTCGGTGCAGCGGCACTACGAGTGGGGTGACCTCGCCGCCGGTGCCTGGGAGGTGGTGCGCTGGCCGCTGAGCCTGGTGCTGACCGTGGTCGCGGTGGCGGTGATCTTCCGGCACGCCCCCCGGCGCAAGCAACCCGGCCTGTCCTGGCTCTTCTTCGGCGCGGGCATCGCCACCGTCCTGTGGTGGCTGGCCAGCCTGCTGCTCGCCGCGTACGTCAGGTTCAGCGGCGGCTTCGGCCAGACGTACGGGGCGTTGACCGGGATGATGGCGCTGCTGCTGTGGGCCAACCTCACCGGTATGGCGCTCTTCGGCGGGCTGTCCTTCGCGGCCCAGTTGGAGGCGACGCGGATCGGCGCTCCGGAGCCGGCCCAGCCGGACCTGTGGGAGCCCGAGACCGAGCGGGTGGAGCTGCTCGACACCGGCGAGATGACCGCGCTCTGA